The following is a genomic window from Pseudomonas orientalis.
GTATTTCTCGACCCGCTCCCCCCGGCATGGAGCTCCTGTCTTGAGATGGCCAGTCCCCATCGCGACAGTCAGATCAGCGATGGAGCTGTCCACCGTCTCCCCGCTACGATGAGAAACCATCGCCCCCCAATTTGCCCCATAGGCCATTTCGATGGCGGCTTTGGTCTCAGTCAGCGTTCCGATTTGATTAGGTTTGATCAATACGGCATTGGCGACGTTTTCTGTGATGCCTCGCTGAATCCGTTCGACATTGGTGACAAATAGGTCATCTCCAACCAACTCGATCCGGTCACCCAGAGCTGCATTCAATAGCTTCCAGCCTGACCAATCGTCTTCCGCGAGTCCATCTTCCAGTACCGCAATCGGATACTTGTCGACCCAGGAGGAATAGAGATTAATCAGCTCTTGAGCATCGACCTTACGACCCTCAGAGCGCAGATGGTAAAGGCCGTTTTCATAGAAGCCGCTGGATGCTGGATCGATAGCGATCTCGATCTGAGATCCAGGGGTGTAACCAGCCCTCTCGATTGCCTTGATGATCAGCTCAATGGCGTCTGAGTTTTTCTTGAGTGCCGGCGCAAAGCCGCCCTCATCTCCGACCGCTGTTGAATAGCCGGCGTCCTTAAGCACCGCTTTCAGCTCGTGGTACACCTCGGAGCCCCATCGCAAGGCTTCCTTGAAACTGCCAGCCCCTGTAGGTGCAATCATGAATTCCTGAAAGTCAGGGCCTTGCCAGTTGGCGTGAACACCGCCATTGAGAATATTGAACATCGGGACGGGCATTCTTGCTGCTTGCTCGCCGCCCAGATATTGGAACAAGGGCAAGTTCAGCGCAGAAGCCGCCGCTCTGGCAACGGCGAGGCTCACGCCCAAGATCGCGTTTCCTCCAAGCCTGGATTTATCAGAGGTTCCATCCAGCTTAATCATCAAATGATCAATTTGTTCCTGGTCAATCGCATTCATGCCCCTCAGAGACTCAAGTATTTCGGTATTCACATTGCTAACGGCCTTTAACACTCCCTTGCCGGAGTACCGCTGTGTATCTTTGTCACGCAACTCAACTGCTTCGTGAGCGCCTGTAGAGGCACCGGACGGTACTGAAGCCCGGCCCATGGCGCCGCACTCCAAGGTGACGTCGACTTCAACGGTAGGGTTACCGCGTGAATCGAGAATTTCACGTGCATGAATGGCCTGGATTTGCGTTTTCATTGATCTTCTCCAAGTAACGATTCGGGAGCGTCATTAACCATTTGAATCCGTTGAGAGGCCTCTATGTCGGACGTCAGCTCTCCATGAGTATCCTGAACAGCTGCACTGCCGACACCGCAATTGCGGGAACCAAGAAGCCTCCAATAATTAGTTCAGGAATCTCTCCCACCAAGGGCATGAACTGCCCTCTTTTTGCCATCTGGAAAAGCTCCATCATTTGGTTTGAAGCAACCATTACAGAGCAGCAATACGCCGTCTGGGCTTGTAGCCTGACGCGCCTTTGATTTAGCAGATGAAAGGTCAGCAAGGACACTCCAACGCTTACGATGAAAAGCGCGGCGAACTCATAGACGGATCCTGTGAAAAACCTGCCCATCACAAGCCCGAATACGATGCTCAGCGTCACTGCGCTCATGTGGTCTCCCAATTCTCTAAAATGATTTTGATGAGCCGACGTCGGTGAGCTCCATTTCGCGATCTCATCTTTGGATTGCCAACCGCCATCGCGCTCAATGTTGCTGTGCTCTCAGCTCGTAGCCCGGTACGCAGGTCTGGGCTACGTCGGCCTTGCAGGACTTTTCACTGGGCATACGCATCGTGACTAATGCGCCTTCGAGCGGGGTGACGACGTACCACCCCTCGCTCGAAATCTTTTGATTGTCTGCGATGCCCGCCAGAAAAAGCGACCAAAAAACCAGTCCTACGAGGAGCTGCCTGTTGTCATGAGCCCAGTTAGCGGGGGCTGGCTGTGGACGTAGGTTATAAACTCGGTACATGGCGTTTATCCTTTTTATCGGTTGTCCAACAAGGTGCGTTTTTTAGTTTTTCGCCTGGCCCACTCGACCGTATTCGATGGGCAATTTGATATAGCTCAGTGAAAACGACTCCTTGGCCAATGCCTCCAGCAACCTGTCGCACCCAATTTCATCAGTGGATATAGTCACCGTGACGGGATGGTCGGCACCGCCGAGGAAATGCGCCGTATGCAAATGCCCCAAATGATCTAGCCCCTCTGTACCGCTCACCAACGTCGCACCCAACGCGCCCTCTCGCTTGGCGAACTCGACCAACCACTCTCCCAGTGGAAGGTGCTGGTAGTTGGTACTCTGTTCGGTGAAAAACGTCAGTTGAAAGCCGTTCATAGCTACATCCTCTAATGTCGCGAGTGACCGACGCTTCGGTCGGCCTTACCTCTTCATTTCCGAGCTGTTTTCAAACTGAATTACGACGCGTCAGTGAGCGGTAACTCACATAAGAGAAGAACTGCTCGCACCTTGCGTAACTCGTCAGCGTGGTCGCGCAGGTATGCGCGCAGCTTGTCCTCTGTATCTAGCAATTCCAGACACTGGGGATGACGCATATCGCCAAGCTCCGGGTGATGATGGGAGATGCGATGGCCTGGCAAATAACCTGCAGAAATCGTCTTGAGCATGACCTGCTCAATTCTTGCTTTTTGAGCAACTTTAAGGAGGTGCTGGGCTAGTGCAGGTGCGCTTAGGTGGTGCCAGAAGCTGGTCACGCGAGCCCGGCTAGCGCCAGGAAAATAGAGTTGCAAAGCTGTCAGGCGATCTTGGTGATGTTCAATCATTTCTCTTCCCCCGCAAGAGTCACTTTCCGCTCGCTGGCGGATTCACTTTGAGCATGAAATTGCTTGATATCAGAGAGCCGGATTTCCTCCGGAAGAGGACGGTGATGCTTGCTGTGGCCGACGCGCTGGGCGTGATAGATCCCGGTGTGTCCGGATACGAGGTAACTTGCGATACAGGCAATGGCTGCAAGCGGAGCAATTTCGGGCCCGAAGAGCTCCATGGCCATAACGATGGTTGCCAGTGGCGTATTAGCTGCACCGGCAAAGACGGCGACAAAGCCGATACCAGCCAGCATGCCGAAGGGAAGGTGCAAGAGGGGAGCCAGCGCATTCCCCAAGGTGGCACCGATGTAAAACAGCGGTGTGACTTCGCCGCCCTTGAATCCAGTCCCCAGGGAGACAACGGTGAACACCATCTTTCCAAGCCAGTCCCAAGGGGCCATTGGCATTTGAAAGGATTGGACGATGCTCGGAATGCCTAGCCCGATGTACTTATCAACGTCGATGTAATGGTTACTACCGAGCGCCCACACTGCGACTGCGATCAGCAGGCCGCCGGCGAAGGGTCTTAATGGTGAATAGGTGATAAGCCGCTTAACGAAGGCTCCGAGCTTGTGGGTCGCAGTCGCGAATAGCAGGCCGGTAAGGCCAAAGACAATCCCAGCTGCCACCACAGCCATGACGCTCCACAGCTGCACCGGAACCACTTCGCCAATGACGTAATGCGTGTGAACCACGCCCCAGGCTTGCCCCACCTGGTCAGCAACGATTGCCGCAACCACGCAAGGGAAAAGCGCGTCGTAACGCATACGTCCAATGGCCAATACTTCAAGTCCGAATAAAGCCCCGGCAAGAGGGGTGCCGAAGACGGACGCAAAGCCAGCACTGATACCGGCCATGAGAATCACCCGACGGTCTTCGCGGCGCAGACGGAAGACATGCGTCAGTTGATCGGCAAGGGCACCGCCCATTTGCACCGCCGTCCCCTCACGTCCCACAGATGCACCAAAAAGGTGGGAAACCACGGTTCCGATCAGCACCATCGGCACCATGCGCAAAGGCACGATCTTCTTAGGATCATGGATCTCATCGATGATCAGGTTGTTTCCGGCATCAACGGGTTTGCCTATCAAGTGATATGCAAGTCCCACAGCAAAGCCGGCCACTGGCAGGAGCCAGATTACCCAGGGATGGGTTTCTCGCCACTGGGTGGCATGATCCAAAGAAAGCAGGAATAACGCAGAAGCAGAGCCTGCCAAAAGAGCTACAAGACCAGCAAGCGCAAGCCATTTCGCTATATAGGGCAGTAAGTCGAGTTGTTCAGGTCGTCGAAATTTAGACATTTGGCCAGCCACAAAAAATAAGTGGGCCTGACCAAAGAAGGGATTCTAAGCGCGAACGCCTACAGACCTGGTTTGATCAGGTTTCTGTAGGCATCATCAGCTGCTACGGGCGCAGCGGTTTGTTAATGGAGGAATGCCATCTCCAATGCGCCGATCTTAGCTAGGTCTGTCCAAAATGTAAAATCGTGTTTCGGAGTACGAGGCAAGCGAAGGCGTCTTCGAGTCACCGCTTACGAAAGAGGGCCAAACTAGGTGACCTCTGTTCCGACGAAGCCCAGCTCAACTGGGGTTTTTATGTAAAACAACGAGATATCTTCAAGCTCCAATCGCTTGAATAACTGTTCAGATTCGTCCTCGGTAATGGCCATACGAATTTCGGTAGGCTGATCCGCTAGTTCAAAAAAATGCGAGGAATGCAGCCGGCCGGTATGCCCAAAGCCTTCGATACCTGTGGACAGAGTCGCACCCCGCAGTCCCATTTCTTTCGCCAAATCAACGACCCAGTCGCCGAGCATCTTTCCCTGATAGCGACGATTCTGTTGAGTAAAGAAGGTCACCAGAAAAGCTTTCATGTTCCTCTCCTCAGCGCGTGTTGATTATTTGATAGGACAGAAGCCCGGCAGCCGTCATTACCAGCGAGCCCACGACGTGTAGTGAAACTGAGCCTAGCGCCCAGGGCAGCCTACCCATCACGACCAATACAGCCGCCATAGCCGGTACAGGCATCCAGGCCCATGCGTTGTTCCAGCTTTCAACGATGCGTGATCTCTTTGCCCCGGCAGCTGTTGCTACCGCTAAGACCAAAGGCAAAGCGATCAGCATCACAAAGGCCTCAACAAATGGGCCTATAGAAATGACCACTGTTGAGTCGTTACCCAGCATGAAGGTCAGGTACACCGGCAGCAGTACAAGCTGCATCAAAAGAAGCAATGGGGTGGCCGCCAGAGTGAGTTTGGAGTCGCCTTTACCGATATGGGTAAAAACCACCACATAGTCGATACAAGGCGTCAGCAAGACCAACAGGGCACCCACCAAAATCGCCGGGTGATTGGTTATCCCCATCGTCAATGCCCAAACCAGCAAGGGGATGGCCACGAAGTTGGCTGTGAGCAGCGCCGCCATGAAACGCTTATTTGCGAGGCCATTACGGAGATCCAAGAACGGGATCTGTAGAAACATGGCGTACATCAGCACTGCGATGGTGGGTGTCACCGTCGACCCTAATGCTTCAGACGCATTGGGGGCGAGCAGGCCTCCGAGGGCCGCGACAATGACCGCGACGAAGTAAATGGGAATCTGGTTAGTCTCTAGCTGTTCTCTGTCCACAAAATGCCCTTCAAGCGCGTGAAATTATTTTCTGAAGACAGGTTAATATCTGTAGCTGCTACAGGTTCAAGAAAATGCTTGGGGAGTTTGCATGTCAGGAATCGGGGCGCTGTCGAAATCAACGGGTTGCCACATTGAAACGATTCGCTACTACGAGAAAATAGGCCTTTTACCTCCCGCCCTGCGGTCGACTGGGCGTCATCGAATCTATACTGAAAAGCATCGATCAAGACTCGTCTTCATCCGGCAGAATCGTGAATTGGGTTTCCCGCTCGAAGATATCCGAGAACTCATCGCGCTCGCAGCAGATGCTGATCGTCCGTGCGCTGACGCGCTTTCGGTGGTCAAGAAGCACCTAGCGGAAGTAGAGTCGAAGGTAGCAAAGCTTCAGCAAATCCGGGTAGAGCTGCTCTCAATGGCAGGTATGTGTGAGTCAACATGCTTAGGTTCGAACACTCCAGACTGCACGATTGTTGAGTCACTTTTTGAACCTGCTGCTGGGGTTCGCTCTGGTTGCTGCTCCTAGACGAGTCAAGAGCATAGGGGGAGCAAGCTGCCATCGAAACCGAATAGCGCGATAGCCTCGACAGGGTGTTTCGAGCGTCCGTCTACACCAAACGGGCTGGTACAAGATGTGTTCGGCAGACGCTTACGACCTGATCAATTCCTGGTGGAATGAAAGGCGTGACGCTGGCCCGGGAAGCCAAGCGCTTTTACCCCACTCCAAAGGTGTCGCTGAAAACTGGTTATTCCGAAAACTCGCTAGAGCCTACGGATGCGGGGGGATTTTGATGTTATCCAAATCTTACGTGCCCATCGATCTGGCTAAGAAGGTGAGGCAAGTGCTGGAGGGGCCCAACGGGGTCAGATGACTATTCGTTCTTGTTCAGTGCAGCCGTCAAAGCCCGCCAGCTTGCTCTAATGGTGCATTGATACACCATGCGAGACTGAGCTGACTACTAAGCGTGCGACCACTGCACCTGGACAATACCGTGCCGCTTGGCGAGTGGCTTGCTAACGATCTGGACCCTGTCTCGGCGATATTTCGGGATCTGCGCTACCCCCGAATCCACTGCAGCCCAGTGCCAGGCCTCAGCATTGCTCAGTATGCGTCCGGGCATCACGCCTTGCGTGATTAGACCGGCTGCCACTTATGCGGCAGCAACTGATCGATCTCACTCGCCCGCTGCGTCGGCAAACGCATGAGGATATCCTTCAAATAGGCATACGGATCATGGCCATTCAGCCGCGCAGACTGGATCAGACTCATGATCGCCGCCGCTCGTTTGCCGCTACGCAGCGATCCAGCGAAGAGCCAGTTTTTGCGTCCCAGCGCCCACGGCCGGATCTGGTTCTCTGCCCAGTTATTGTCAATAGGTACCGCCCCATCACTGAGGTAGCGCGACAGCGCTGCCCAGCGTTTCAGGCTGTAATCCAGTGCTCTGCAAATAGCCGAACCTTCAGGCACGAGGTCGCGCTGGGCGATCATCCAGGTATGCAGTCTATCCATCACCGGGACGGCTTTTTCTTGCCGTATTCGGCGCCGTAAATCCGGCTCCAGATCGCGGACTTCGCTCTCGATTTCGTACAGCAACTGGATGTAGCGCAGGGCCTGCTCGGCGAGCATGCTCTTGTTGGTGGCGTGCAATTCGAAGAACTTGCGCCGGGCATGGGCCATGCAGCCGATCTCGGTCACACCGAGTTCGAAACTGGCCTTGTAGCCGCCAAAGTCATCACACACCAGTTTGCCCTTCCAGTCTTGCAGGAAGTTGCGAGCATGTTCTCCGGCGCGGCTGGGGCTGAAGTCATAAACCACCGCTGCCACGTCCGAAAACTGGCTGGTGGCGTAGGCCCAAACATAGGAACGGTGCGTTTTCTTCGAGCCTGGCGCAAGCATCTGCACCGGTGTTTCATCAGCGTGGACGACCTGCTGCCCAAGCACCACATCGCGCAGCGCGTCAACCAAGGGCTGCAACTGCACGCCGGTAATGCCAACCCATTGAGCCAAAGTGGAACGTGGAATCGCCAGGCCCGCTCGACCGAAAATCGACTCTTGGCGGTAAAGCGGCAGGTGGTCGGCAAACTTGGCGATCATGACGTGGGCCAGCAGCCCGGCGGTCGGGATACCCTTGTCGATGACCTGTGCCGGAACGGGTGCCTGGATCAGCGTTTCGCACTCATCGCATACCCACTTGCCACGGACATGGCGTTCGACGGTGAACACGCCGGGCGTGTAGTCCAGCTTCTCGCTGACGTCCTCACCGATGCGCTTGAGGGCGCAGCCGCATGGGCAGTGGGTGTTGTCCGGTTCGTGATGGATCAGCGTGCGTGGAAACTCTGCCGGCAACGCGGTGCGCTTGGGCTTTTGCTTTTTCTCGGTCGCCGCTGGCGCGGTTTGCAAGGCTTGAAGCTCGGCCTCAATCGCCGCGATATCGGTATCGATCAGGTCATCGAGCAAGCTGGCCTGCTCAGGATTCATCTGCTCGCTGCGCTTGGCAAACTTCAAGCGCTTGAGCTGGGCGATTTCGTGGGTCAGCTTCTCGATCACCGTTTGATCGCGGTTGATCTTCTTGCCCATGGTCTCGACCGTCTTGCCCATCGTCTCGACTTGCTGGTCGAGTGTCTCGACACGCTGTATCAACTGCGCCGCCAAAGCGCGCAGTTGTTCAGGGGTCAGGTGATCGAGATTGGGGAGCGAAGTCATGGTGCCGATTTTGCCAGACCAGACTATTCGCGGCGATAGACCGATAGGCTAATGGCAGCCGCTAAAGCAGTGTGATCGCGCCGCCGGAGCCCGCGCGTTGCCATGGCAGGCCCAGCACCAACGCCTGAAGTTGCTCGGTATCCAGTTCCATTTCAGAGCCATGACGAATGCCAGGCCAGTGAAATTTGCCTTGATTCAAGCGGCGAGCAGCCAGCCAGATACCGAAGCCGTCATGCACCAACACTTTCATCCGTGTGGCTCGGCGATTGGCGAACAGATAAGCACAGTGCGGCTTCGCCGCACCGAACACCGCGATCACTCTGGCCAATGCGGTTTCGGTGCCCGCTCGCATGTCCATCGGTTCAGTGGCGAGCCAGATGGAGTCGATGCGGATCATTGAGCGAGCCCACGGATGAATCGGGCGCATCCTTCGGGATCGGAAGTTGGCCACTTTACCGTGAGCGTTTGTTGGCCAAGTGGTAACTCGATGATCGCCAACGCTTCGGTTTTTCGCTGTGGTTCGACTTTCAAAGGAATGAAAGCTGGCAGCGCGATTGTCTGTTGATCACGATAAAGCGGTAGCCAACGGCGCACGACATTAGCGTTGATACCGTGACTCATCGCAATAGCCGCCACGGAAACACCAGGCTGCTGGCACTCGTGGACGACCTGGGCTTTGAAGGATTTTGAATAGGACTTACGTTCACGCATGGCGATCCTGACATTAAGGGTAATTGCGTCCGCTTAAAATTACGCGGACACAATCACCCTTATTGGCCAAGGTCGGAAGGTGTGTTCGCCGGCCCCTTACATTGCTCATGATTTCCGCGCTGACGTAAAAGCTCTTGTCGGCACCATTGTGCACGTACTCGATTCGATAATGAGCGGAGTGTGGCATGGGCAATTCCTTTCCCGGAATGTGACGAAGTTCCCTTATTCGGAAAATCCCCAAGTTCCTAAGTTCCGTCTCTTTGAATCACCTCACCAGCTCCGGCAATGGCGGCATAGTGTTTAGTCCACACTGAGGCCTAAAGGCAAGTGGCGAATCCCCGATCTGTTATCAACCAATCTTCAGGCCATGAAGCTCAATTGCTGTGGAGTCACTCAGATTGCTGACCGGGTGGAGCGACTGGCTCATACCCATGGCAAGACGTGGCACACCTGGCACACCGATCAAGACAAAACACTTCCCCTAGGTGTTCCACAACTGATGATGGGGTTCACAGCTGACGGCCAGGCTGATCCCGCAATGCAGCAACAACGCAACCAACGCTTGGGAATCGTCAAGTCGGCAATCAAAGCTCAACGAGCCGATATTCAGATCCCCAAAGCAGATCCAGGTGCGGATGGATGGCAGCATGGGAAGACAATTCAGATCAACGATCCTACGGGACATCTTCACGGGCCCGCAACGTCACCCACCCCACAAAACACAAACAGCCGATCAACCCAATAGCCAATAGACTGTGCAATCCCTGCAGGCTCACGCTCAGGGAGGACGGTATATCGCCAAGGCACAGTCGACAGTCTAGGTCCGATATCCAAGGACATCGGACGAGTCCGCTGACGTACGTGAATACCTTAAACCTTGAAACGATTGACCAGCTGATTCAGACTAACCGCAAGCTTCGACATCTCGTTGCAAGCGCTTGCAGTCTGGCTTGCACCTGCAGAACTTTGGGAGGCCAGCTCGCGAATGCTAACCAGATTGCGATCGACTTCCCGGGCGACGTGCGCCTGTTCTTCCGAAGCGGTGGCGATGAGAATGTTACGCTCGTTGATGCCCGTAATAGCTGTCGCGATCTGGTCAAGCGAACTGCTGGCATCGCCTGCGACGCTTAGGGATTCTGCAGCCAGTTCTCTGCTGGTGGCCATCGCCTTCACGGCCTGGTCAGAATCGTTCTGAATGGCCTGAATCATCTGCTCAATTTCTTGCGTAGACACTTGCGTGCGGTGAGCGAGGGCTCGAACTTCGTCAGCAACGACTGCGAAGCCTCGGCCTTGTTCACCCGCCCTAGCGGCCTCGATCGCGGCATTGAGCGCAAGCAGATTGGTCTGCTCAGCAATGGCTCTGATCACCTCAACCACTTTGGAAATGTTCTGTGCACGATTGGACAAGCCAGTGATCTGCTCGCTGGTGTCGCGCACGTTGCTCGACAGCTTTTCGATGGACTTAAGCGTCTGCGATACACGCTCCAAACCAACCTCCGTATAGCCCTGACCTTTCCTGGACTCTTCGGAAGCTGATTCGGCATTGCGTGCTACCTCGTCCACTGCAGCGCTCATCTCGGTGACAGCAGTTGCAGCCTGATTTACTTCATCATTCTGCGACACCAGGCCAAGGCTGGATTGCTCAGTCACCGCGGTCATTTCTTCCGAGGCGGCAGCCAGTTGGGATGAGGAGTCAGCGATCTGCATGATCGTGCTTCGAAGGTTCTGCTGCATCGTGGCCAACGCGCTCAAAAGCCTGCCTGCCTCGTCGGTACCGCTTACCTCAACCTCCTTCGTCAGATCGCTTGAGGCAATGCGTTCGGCGACGCTAAGGGCGCTCCCGATGGGCGACGTAATCGTTTTGGTTAGAAGAGTTGCCAAACAAAGAGTCAGGAGCGCGACGAAGATAATCAGGCCGATGACGATGTAAAGACCTGAATCATAAACTTGCGTCGCTTGAACACCGGCAAGCGCAGCGCCTTTGTTATTGAATTGTGTTAATTCCTCGACCTGAGTTTCCATTTGGTTCGTGAGGGGACGTATATCGGTAGCGACGAGTTTGACAATCGAAGCGGTGTCGCCTGCCTTCAACAAAGGTTCCAGCAGATCCAGTTGGCTTGCGTAATCGTCGTAGGACTTTTTCACGGCCAAGAACAACTGTCGCTCCTGGTCACTCGCAATGAGGGTCTCATAGTTATAGACCGCATCCTTCATGGCTTTCCGGTAGGCAGGAAATTTGACGATGGTCTGCTGAACGGTTTGAGGATCGGCAACGGCCCGCTGGGTCTCCAACCGGACGCGAAGGACGGTGGAGTTCATCATCGCGGTTTGCCGAATACTGGGTAGCCAATTCAGTTCGACATCCTTTTCCGTATCGCGAAGCTTGCCCATCTGCAGTATGGCGATGACGCCCAAGACCACGACCAGCAAAATGATGGCCGAAAAAAACAAGGTGGCGCGTGGAGCGAGGTTTATATTTCTGAGCCGCATAGGACTTCCCACTGCAAGATGGCCAGAGGCCTGGTCTTGAAGCTATCGGCTAGAAATCGTGAAGGATTATGGCTGTTCGTCAGCTCGTTGACACCACGTCCCCCGGCGGCGCATGCGTACCATTGTCGGTTATGGCCGTTACTTACCAATGTAAGAAATACGTTATCACCAATTAAAGGATTTGCTTTCGGATGAGCGATTTCACTGCAGTCTTTGAAAAAACCTTTCATGTGCAGAAAACTTGGGCTCGCGCCGGCACCCTGACGCGTGTGTTCGCAGAGATGGCTGAGGCGGCTCACGGCGCTTATCTGAGCGAAATGAAGAACCGCATACCAGAGCCCCGCGGTGGTGGTCATTCCGTGGAAAGAGTTGCACAGGACGACCTGATGACCAAGCTTGGGATCAACAGCATTGTCTTCACGGCAATGGCGTTGGAGGCTGGGATATTTGAATTAGCCGCGATCAATCTGGGAGATGCGACGGCAACGGATGATCTGGATAAGCTCGATCTCAATGCCAAGTGGATTGTGATACCCCAGTTGATCTGCGGCCGAGGACTTGCCAAGACTGGCCCGGCACTAAACAACCTGACGACCTTGATAAAAGCGCGAAATCAGCTGGTACATTACAAGTCTAAGCCTTTCCCTGGGTATCAGCCGGATCCCGAGTCTCCCTCAGGCTGGACTGAGCAATCGATGATGCAAGTGGAAAAGCTGACCAAAGAAATAGCGGCCGATTCCACAAAGTTTGCATCCTACGTGCAAGCTTCGTTTCCCACCCTTGTGCTGGTTTCTTTAGAGCTCGAAGCGCTAATCGGGAACACGGGGCCTTTACCTAGGTTTAACAAAAATAACATGGGTTCGGACACCTCACGGTCTCCCCTGCTCAGCAACCTCATCGGTGATTGTCGAGCCAAGCATCGTAATTATCATGGGACGCCATAACATGCTGCCAACCACGAGGAGTTGGAGCCGCCTGACCGCCGCTGAATTTCAACACCTGGCTGCGGTGCCGGCAGCGGTCGAGTGGTTTGCCAATATTGACAATCCCCGCACGCGCCGCGCCTATCAAAACGATCTGGAAGACTTCTGCAGCTTTGTCGGTCTCACCGGTGCCGAGGAGTTCCGTGCGGTCACCCGCGCGCACGTGCTGGCCTGGCGTGCGCAGCTGGAAGGCCGAGGCCTAGCTGGGGCCACCATCCGCCGCAAACTGGCGGCGCTGGCCAGCCTGTTCGATTACCTCCTGGAGAACAACGCGGTCACTGGAGGCAATCCTGTGCATGGCGTGAAACGGCCACGGGTTGAAAGCAACGAGGGCAAGACACCGGCCCTCGGTGATCACCAGGCCAAGCAGCTGCTCGATGCTCCGGACACTGAAACGCTCAAAGGACTGCGTGACCGGGCAATTCTCGCGATACTGCTCTATCACGGCCTACGGCGCGAGGAAGCGGCCCAGTTGATGGTGGCCGACATCCAGGAGCGTCGCGGCATTAAGCACCTGCAAATTCATGGAAAAGGCGGCAAGCTGCGCTTCCTGCCGCTGCACCCGGTCGCCGCCGAACGCATCCATAGCTACCTGGAAATGTCAGGTCATCACTTGGTCGACGCCAAGGCGCCTTTATTCGTGCCATTGCGAGGTCGAAAAACTGACGTCGGAATTACCGCTAATGGCATTTACGCGCTGGTTGGACATTACACCAAAGCCGTCGGCATCAAGGTCGCCGGGCTCGGCGTGCATGGCCTGCGTGCTACGGCGGCGACCAATGCCTTGGAGCATGAGGCGGATATAGCAAAGGTTCAGGTATGGCTTGGACATGCCAATATCAGCACGACCCGCATCTATGATCGCCGGCAGCTGCGACCGGAGGACTCACCAACCTTCAAAGTCCGCTACTGAGATCACCCCAACAAAGACCTCTCTGAAAATTTCAGGGGGGTTAAGCGAATCTCAGGCCCCTCTTCCCACACCCTACACC
Proteins encoded in this region:
- a CDS encoding tyrosine-type recombinase/integrase codes for the protein MLPTTRSWSRLTAAEFQHLAAVPAAVEWFANIDNPRTRRAYQNDLEDFCSFVGLTGAEEFRAVTRAHVLAWRAQLEGRGLAGATIRRKLAALASLFDYLLENNAVTGGNPVHGVKRPRVESNEGKTPALGDHQAKQLLDAPDTETLKGLRDRAILAILLYHGLRREEAAQLMVADIQERRGIKHLQIHGKGGKLRFLPLHPVAAERIHSYLEMSGHHLVDAKAPLFVPLRGRKTDVGITANGIYALVGHYTKAVGIKVAGLGVHGLRATAATNALEHEADIAKVQVWLGHANISTTRIYDRRQLRPEDSPTFKVRY
- the tnpA gene encoding IS66-like element accessory protein TnpA yields the protein MRERKSYSKSFKAQVVHECQQPGVSVAAIAMSHGINANVVRRWLPLYRDQQTIALPAFIPLKVEPQRKTEALAIIELPLGQQTLTVKWPTSDPEGCARFIRGLAQ
- a CDS encoding methyl-accepting chemotaxis protein, with the protein product MQQNLRSTIMQIADSSSQLAAASEEMTAVTEQSSLGLVSQNDEVNQAATAVTEMSAAVDEVARNAESASEESRKGQGYTEVGLERVSQTLKSIEKLSSNVRDTSEQITGLSNRAQNISKVVEVIRAIAEQTNLLALNAAIEAARAGEQGRGFAVVADEVRALAHRTQVSTQEIEQMIQAIQNDSDQAVKAMATSRELAAESLSVAGDASSSLDQIATAITGINERNILIATASEEQAHVAREVDRNLVSIRELASQSSAGASQTASACNEMSKLAVSLNQLVNRFKV